Within Lentimicrobium sp. L6, the genomic segment ATCAGGCTTAGTCATGCTGGTTTACTTTTGATAAGAGAAAGGATTCTATTTGAAGGGCTTTATCTGGCAATAGCCCAGGGATAGAAAGATCGCTCACACTACCTCCAGCTGTAAATACTTTAACCCTCGACAAACCAAAGCTCTTTTCCATCATATTCTGACTCACTTCTACATGTTGTATTCGATTAAATGGAATGGTGGTTAGTTTGTAAATCAGAAGTCCTCTACGGAATGATATATCTTGTTCTCGAAGCAAATATCCTTTTTTGGGAAAACCGAGAATGACGAGGACAAATCTCAAAATAAATATCAATACAAAGACAGAAGGTATGCCCATTGATACTAAGATTGGGATATCACCAGTTGAGAATTGGATACTCAGGAAAAAGATAGTCAGTGCTATAAATAATATAATGGCAGCGCCTATTTGGTTGATAAGTTTATACTTCTTTTCCAGAGCTTCAAATTCTTGAACTTCTATTGGAGCGAGTAGATCTGGTAATATCACTTGATTTGAGAATTCTTCGTTTGCATGCATATTCATTGGATTATTAGAACCTATTTTGAGGATGGTATTTATTAAAATTTGGTCCACCACCCATCAGGCACATTTATATAATTGCTTCCCAGTATAATGTCTATAACATCATCGTTGGGATTGGTAAATTTAGGCAAATATTATCTGTGACCAACAAAACCTATTCTTATTAAGAACAGAAGCTTAAAAAGACCTATTTTTATCGCGCAAAATCATTTAGCCATTTTAAAAATATTTTTATGAAAAAAATTATCATGTTATTCTTCGTTGTCAGCTTAGGTCTAGCTTCTTGCAATACAGAAAAACAGCAAACGACCAACAGCGACAATCCCTTCTTTTCGGAATTCGAGACTCCTTTTGAGGTTCCTCCATTCGATAAAATTGAAGCAGAGCATTATATGCCCGCCTTTTTAGAAGGAATGAAATTGGAAAAAGCAGAAGTTGAGGCTATTGTGAGTAATCCTGATGCACCAACTTTTGAGAATACCATAGTGGCTTATTCAAAAACAGGTGCTTTTTTAAGCAGAGTAAGTTCGGTATTTGGTGGTTTAAATGGAGCCAATACTACACCAGAATTACAGAGTTTAGCTAAGGAGCTTTCTCCTTTACGTTCGGCTCATGGTAATGAGATTAGGTTCAATCAAGAATTATTTGAGCGTATTAAAGTGGTATATGAGCAAAGAGAAAGCTTAAAATTAGATCCAGATCAATTATATATGCTAGAGAATATGTACGGTGGTTTTGTAAGAAACGGTGCTAATCTTCCTGCCGAAGAAAAAGCAAAGCTCTCCGAAATCAATACAAAGCTTTCTAGTTTGGCAGTACAGTTTGGTCAAAACCTAATGGGTGAGACCAATGCCTATCAACTTATTATTGAAGATGAAAAAGATTTAGATGGCTTGCCAGAAAGTGTTAAAGCTGCTGGTGCACAGGAAGCCAATCGTGTGGGTTTAGAAGGTAAGTGGGTGTTTACGACCCAAAGATCAAGTATGTATCCTTTCCTTACTTATGCTACTAACCGCGACTTAAGGCGTCAGATTTATACGGCTTACACCATGCGTGGTGATAATGATAACGAAAGAGACAATAAGGCAATCTCTGCTCAAATCACCAACCTAAGAGTGAAAAAAGCTAAGATTTTAGG encodes:
- a CDS encoding PH domain-containing protein; the protein is MDQILINTILKIGSNNPMNMHANEEFSNQVILPDLLAPIEVQEFEALEKKYKLINQIGAAIILFIALTIFFLSIQFSTGDIPILVSMGIPSVFVLIFILRFVLVILGFPKKGYLLREQDISFRRGLLIYKLTTIPFNRIQHVEVSQNMMEKSFGLSRVKVFTAGGSVSDLSIPGLLPDKALQIESFLLSKVNQHD